The sequence CCCACCGTATGTGATTGCGCAGGGCAACCATGCCACGCCGTTTGGCGTGAACATCGAAGGCCTCAAGCGTCGTGGTTTTAGTCGCGAAGCGATTACGGCCATCCGTAACGCGTACAAACTGCTGTACCGTAGCGGTAAAACGCTGGAAGAGGCGAAGCCGGACATTGCCGAACTGGCGGATAAGTTCCCGGAAGTGAACGCGTTCATGGAGTTCTTTGACCGTTCAACAAGGGGTCTGATTCGTTAATGGTCGACAGTCGTCCGCTTACGATAGCCCTGGTCGCCGGAGAAACCTCCGGCGATATTCTTGGTGCCGGTCTCATCCGCGCGCTCAAAGCTCGCGTACCTAACGCCCGCTTTGTTGGCGTGGCTGGCCCGCTGATGCAGGCCGAAGGCTGTGAAGCCTGGTATGAAATGGAAGAGCTGGCCGTGATGGGCATTGTTGAGGTGCTGGGGCGTTTGCGACGCTTGCTGCATATTCGTGCCGATCTTACCCGCCGCTTTACCGAGCTCAAACCCGATGTGTTTGTCGGTATCGATGCACCCGACTTCAACATTACCCTCGAAGGTAATCTGAAAAAGCAGGGCATCAAAACCATTCATTACGTCAGTCCGTCCGTTTGGGCGTGGCGACAGAAACGCGTTTTCAAAATTGGACGGTCCACCAACCTGGTGCTGGCTTTTCTGCCTTTCGAAAAAGCGTTTTACGACAAATTTAATGTTCCCTGCCGTTTTATCGGTCATACCATGGCGGATGCGATGCCGCTGGATCCGGATAAAAACGCGGCGCGCGACGTGCTCGGTATCCCTCATGATGTGCACTGTCTGGCATTGCTGCCAGGAAGCCGTGGCGCAGAAGTGGAGATGCTGAGCGCTGATTTCCTGAAAACCGCGCAGATTCTTCGCAAGACGTATCCCGATCTTGAAGTGGTCGTGCCGCTGGTGAATGCCAAACGCCGCGAGCAGTTCGAACGCATTAAAGCGGAAGTCGCCCCGGATCTTCACGTCCGCCTGCTGGACGGGAAAGGACGGGAAGCGATGTTTGCGAGCGATGCCGCACTGCTGGCCTCTGGCACGGCTGCGCTGGAATGTATGCTGGCGAAATGCCCGATGGTGGTCGGTTATCGTATGAAGCCGTTTACCTTCTGGCTGGCAAAACGTCTGGTGAAAACGGATTATGTTTCCCTGCCAAACCTGCTTGCCGGGCGCGAGCTGGTAAAAGAGCTCTTACAGGATGAGTGCCAGCCTCAGGCGCTGGCGGAGGCCCTGCTGCCGCTGCTCGCCAACGGCAAGACCAGCCACCAGATGCATGATACCTTCCGTGAACTGCATCAACTGATCCGCTGCAATGCAGATGAGCAAGCGGCCGATGCAGTGCTGGAGTTAGCAAAATGATGGAATTTGTATACCCTCACACGCATCTTGTGGCAGGGGTGGACGAAGTCGGTCGTGGCCCGTTAGTGGGGGCTGTTGTGACCGCCGCGGTGATCCTCGATCCCGCCCGCCCGATCGTCGGGCTAAACGACTCAAAAAAATTATCCGAAAAACGTCGACTGGCCCTGTTCAGTGAGATTCAGGAGAAGGCTCTGGCCTGGAGCCTGGGGCGCGCTGAGCCGCATGAAATCGACGAGTTGAATATTTTGCATGCTACAATGCTGGCCATGCAGCGCGCGGTAGCGGGCCTGAAAATTGCTCCGGAATATGTCCTG comes from Enterobacter kobei and encodes:
- the lpxB gene encoding lipid-A-disaccharide synthase, encoding MVDSRPLTIALVAGETSGDILGAGLIRALKARVPNARFVGVAGPLMQAEGCEAWYEMEELAVMGIVEVLGRLRRLLHIRADLTRRFTELKPDVFVGIDAPDFNITLEGNLKKQGIKTIHYVSPSVWAWRQKRVFKIGRSTNLVLAFLPFEKAFYDKFNVPCRFIGHTMADAMPLDPDKNAARDVLGIPHDVHCLALLPGSRGAEVEMLSADFLKTAQILRKTYPDLEVVVPLVNAKRREQFERIKAEVAPDLHVRLLDGKGREAMFASDAALLASGTAALECMLAKCPMVVGYRMKPFTFWLAKRLVKTDYVSLPNLLAGRELVKELLQDECQPQALAEALLPLLANGKTSHQMHDTFRELHQLIRCNADEQAADAVLELAK
- the rnhB gene encoding ribonuclease HII, with translation MMEFVYPHTHLVAGVDEVGRGPLVGAVVTAAVILDPARPIVGLNDSKKLSEKRRLALFSEIQEKALAWSLGRAEPHEIDELNILHATMLAMQRAVAGLKIAPEYVLIDGNRCPALPMPSMAVVKGDSRVAEISAASIIAKVTRDAEMAALDLTYPQYGFAQHKGYPTAFHLEKLAEHGATEHHRRSFGPVKRALGRVS